One uncultured Carboxylicivirga sp. genomic window, GGCAACCATGGCGTTATACCGAAAAGCAGGGGTGAATCCAATGGGTGGATGTTTACCAATGTTATTCCAAATGCCAATACTATTTGCTATGTTCCAGTTTTTCCCTGCGTCTATCGAATTACGCGGTGAAAGCTTCTTGTGGGCAACTGATTTATCTTCTTACGATGCAATTATTACCTGGACTGGTGATATTCCATTGATTACACAATACTATGGTAATCACGTCAGCCTGTTTACATTGTTGATGGCAATCACAAATATTGTGTATACCTATATTAATCAGGAGATGACACAAAGTACACAACAAATGCCGGGTATGAAAGGTATGATGTACTTAATGCCGGTTATGTTCCTGGTATTCTTTAATAATTATGCAGCTGGATTGAGTTATTACTATTTTATTTCAACTTTAATAACTATTGGTCAAACATTGTTGATTCGTCGTTTTGTTGATGAGGAGGCCTTGTTGGCAAAATTAAAAGCCAATCAAAAGAAACCTGCAAAAAAATCGAAATTTCAACAGCGTTTAGAAGATATGCAAAAGCAACAGCAATTAGCTGGGCGTAATCGTAAAAAATAAATATTCAGAAATTAGATAATTACAGAAAAGGCTGTCCTTAAAGGGCAGCCTTTTCTTTTAGCAATACTTTTCTGATAGGACAAATCAATAAACCAAATAGCAATATTTCATGTTGTTTATATAGTATCCTTAACAAATGTCAATTGTATTTCTTAACATAGGTCAAGTGAATCAAACACGAGTGTACGGTACATTTGTATCAAATAAAATTCAATAGTAAAACAAATAAAAAATAAGAATATGAAAATAGGAGTTACAGGTGCAACAGGACAATTAGGACAATTGGTTGTTGAGCAATTGAAGAAAAGAGTAGCAAGCGAAGAAGTTATTGCGTTGGTTCGTAATACTGAAAAAGCAAAAGATTTGAGTGTGGTTGCAAAAGAGTTTGATTATACCCAACCCGAAGGTTTAGCATCGCAGTTAGAGGGGATCGATTATTTGCTGTTGATTTCAGGAAATGAAATTGGTCAACGAGCTGTTCAGCATCAAAATGTTATAAATGCATCTAAAAAGGCTGGTATTAAGTGGATTGTATACACAAGTTTATTACATGCAGATCAGTCGTCTTTAAATCTGGCCGGAGAACATTTGGCAACCGAGAAAGCGTTAAAGGAATCAGGTATTGAATATACTATTCTTCGTAATGGCTGGTATACTGAGAATTATACTGGTTCAATACCAGGAGCAGTTGGAGCAGGTGCATTCGTTGGTAGTGCCGGTGAAGGTAAGATTTCTTCTGCAGCACGTATTGATTTTGCAGAGGCAGCTGCGGTAGTTATTAGTGATGATAGTCACAAGGGTAAAGTTTATGAACTGGCAGGAGATGAAGCTTATACGCTAAGTGAATTGGCCGCTGAAATATCAAAACAAACCGGAAAAGATATTCCTTACAGTGATATGCCCGAAACAGAATATGCAAAAATATTAAAGAGTATCGGCCTTCCTGAAGGTTTTGCTGATGCTATTGCCAGTTGGGATGTTGGAGCCTCAAAAGGTGATTTATTTGATGATGGACAACAGTTGTCTAAATTAATTGGAAGACCAACAACACCATTAAGTGAATCGGTAAAACAAGTGTTGTAATCTATTAATAATTAGATAAAATTAAGAGATTCTGCCTGGTTTTCCGGCAGGATCTTTTTTTATAGTTATGTTATGAAGATATTTAATAATACCCGGAGAATAACGATAGATAATGATCAGGTTCGATTTCAGTTCTATAAATCAGATTCTGAAACGTATGAAATATCTTTACCTATTGGATTTGATTATATTGTAAAGACATTCTTTAAGCATGAAATTCCTTCTGAATCAGATATAGAATATGCTATTAACTATATTGAAGATGAGTTGATGAGTAAGAAGGAATTAATAAGCTTTAATGAGAACTTAATTACTGACGACAAAGGAATCAAAGACTTATTCTTTAAAAATAGGTTATCGGAAAGCATTTATTCACGCCAAAGAGTTGAAGAGTTATTTAATCAATATGCGTACATTATAATGGGAGCTTCACCGCTTATTTCAGGTATTGAAATAAACCAAAAGGATGTAGCAATCATCCTTCTACTTCGAGAAATAATGCATCATCTCGACTTCGGGAATATTAATATTGTAATATGATCATATTAAAAATAAAGAAAGAGGATTCAAAAAAATCCTCTTTCTTTATATGTGCATTGAGACTGATATTTAATTCAATGGAATTACAAAAGTTGAGATACACTGGTTAGGTGCATTGTATTCAAGTATATTTCTTTTTAAAGTATAAGCATCTGAAACCGACGAGCAATCTTCGTTGCGAGAAGTTCTGAAAAATTTGATTTCATCTCCTATATTTTTAAAATCTGATAAATCTATTTGAACAGATTCACTTGTCTTTAATTCATTTAATAGTACAGCCACCAATTCTTTTTCATCAGGACTAAGGGCACATAAGAGCTTGTCATTTCCTGATTCAATTATGGTATAACCTTGCTTTATGAATCGGGTAACTTGCATGCGAACATAGAAGTTTTTCATTATTATAAAGTTCTCATCCATTTTATGGCTGTTTATCAAACCCCATGCATCGCTATTAACTTCAAGTACCTGCCAATCAATCCACGCTGGAGTCTTCAGATATTTTAAATCATTAAACATACGTTGAGCAAGACCAAGATTACTTGCTATACCATGTCCTGGTATGTCGATAGGTCCCGATTCCGATTGCCAGAATGTTACACCTATTTGTTCAGCAAGTTTCTGTGCTTTTTTTCTTTCCGTATTATTGCCACTGTACGAATGGGTGTTAACCTGTCCCAGCATTTTAGGGATATCTTCAGTTTGCAGATAACCCTTCATTGTTCTGTTGAAACTAGCTATGTCTGTTTCGTCAGAGGCTGAAAGTACCGTCTTTAATTCGGTTGCTTTTAGCTTTGGATAGAGAACCCGAAGCAGATCAATTTGTGACTGAACAGAAAAGTGACATCCTTCCTGACCACCTTTGTTTCCCCAATAATTAGTTGTGGGTTCATTGAAAGGCTCTAATGTTTTAAACTCAATGTCAAATGAATCCTTGTAAAACTCACATACATCTAATAAATAGTCAGAAAAGGCTTCATAATATTCTGGTTTCAAATTGTCAGCTGTAGAAGGATCATTACCTGCAGAACATCCACTGTATGTCATCCAATAAGGTGCAGAATTAGAAAAGGCTTCTAAAATAACGTCCGGACGTTTTTCTTTTATCTTAAGCATAATTTTACGCTGACCAGCATCTGCAGACCAATCATATGGTTGATCTTCCGAAGCTTTAAAACCTTGCATCTCAGCTCTGACACCTTTGCCATGAGCCATATGCCCAGGTTTATCATGGGTGGAATAATGTGCAGGATCATCTCCGCCACCAATATTATAGCGGAAAATATTCATATTTAATTGATCAGGAGATGTAATCAAATCAACTATTTCATCTATTTTTTCTTCATCTTCCCATTGGCCAGCCATATGTGCCCACCAACACAAAGAAGATCCCCAACCTTCAATTTTTTGATATTTAATAGTTGGATTTGGTTTTATACTCGTGTCAACCTGTGATTGACAACTTATTAGTAAAGCAAAACACAGGATCCATAAAGTAATAGATTTTTTCAATATGAGTTTCATAAAAGATTTTTAAGGTATACATGCTTTTGTCTATTCACTCACTCCTGTTTGAAAGGAGTAAAGGCCGAATTTAGTGGAATCAAATTTTTAGAAATATCAATAAACAAGCAGAAAGTGTCACATTCTTGACATTGCCTGATTTATTACCTTTTTAAAGGAAAACAAGAGTCAATCATAAAGTAGTACTGAGACCTTATAAAAAAGAGAATGAAATACTTTAGAATAACATTTTGAGATGTGTATATGATGGGGGTTGTTATTCATGTAAATTAGAATAATCAAAATGAAAAAAATGCTATTTTTATAGTTAATAGGAGTGAGTATAATTGTAGGGAATAAAAATCAACTTGAATTATTTAATGCCAGAGTGAATTTAATTTGATAAGAATTTTGTTTTGAGAGAATATAACAAAACATACAAGAGATTATTTGATAATGCCAATATCGCAATATTGGAAATAAATATAGATGGTGATATTGTTGATTGCAATAGATCGACTCTTAAAATGTTGGGATGCAAAAAAGAAGATATTATAGGTGTAAAGGTCTATGATCCTACTTTATCTCCCGAATTCCAGTCAAATGGAAAAAGATCCGATGAATTTGCTAAAGAACGCATTAAAGAATTAATAAAAGGTGAAGATCAATCATTTGAATGGATTCATCTTAAGAAAGATTTAAGCGAGTTACCTATTGAAGTAACCCTGTTTGGATTAGATAATACTGAAGGAAAAAACCTATTTGTAACCTGGAAGGACCTTACAGATTTAAGGCAGAAAGAGAAAAGTCTATTAGAAAGTGAAGAGAGGTTCAGAACTTTATTTACAAAAGCCACTGATCCTATTATTTTACATGCTCCTGATATTAATAGTAGGATAACACATTGTAATGAAGCAGCTTATAAGCTCCTCGGATATAATTCGGAAGAAGGATTAGTTGGAAAGACTGTACTTGACATTTCTCCAAGGATTCAGGTTGGAGATGAGGATGCAATAAAATATGTTGAGAAAAATTTGAAAGAGTGTGTGGCGAATGGTCAGAGTAGATTTGAAGCTTTGCACATAAGAAAAGACAATACTACAATTTGGTTAGATGTTATCCTTACCAAAATTAATTTCCAGAAAGAAACATACATTCATAGTCAATGGAGGGATATTACTGAGATTAAGAAATATGAGAAGGACTTAATAGAAGCAAAGGAAAAAGCAGAAAAGGCGAATCGGTTGAAATCTGAGTTTTTACAAAATATGTCACATGAAATCAGAACACCAATGAACGGTATTGTTGGTTTTTCTGAATTAATTGCCTCAGAGACAACCGCTGAGGGGAAGCAAGGATTTTATGCTAAGGTTATAAAAAACAGTAGCATGCAATTACTCAAAATCATAGATGACATTTTGGAGATCTCAACACTTGAGACAAAACAAGTATCGTTAAATGTTGAGGAGTTTTGCCTGAATGATTTTATATGGCAAATATTTTCAATTTATGACCTACGATCGAATGAAAGAAAAATACCAATATATATAAAACCAGGTTTGAATGATGAAGAAAGCTTTATCATCACGGATAAAGTTAAACTCAATAAAATCATAATAAATCTGATTGATAATGCGCTTAAGTTTACCAATGAAGGTTTTATTGAAATCGGGTATGATCTTTCTGAGGATTTTATAAAGTTATATGTAAAAGATACAGGAATAGGTATCGAATCAGAGAATCTTGAATATATCTTTGACAGGTTCAGACGAGGGGTTGTTCAGACGGGAGCAAGAGACGGAGGTTTGGGATTGGGGCTATCTATTTCTAAAGAAAATGCCCGTTTAATGGGAGGTGATATAACAGTAGAGTCGCTAAAGGGTGTTGGATCAGTATTCACAGTTAGCATTCCTTATAAAATAGCTCCGAAGAATACTGTTAAAAAATTATTCGATTCAAAAAAAGCAGGAGAGTCGAAAAAACAGAAATGTTCAATTTTGGTAGCAGAAGATGATGAGGTAAACTATCTCTATATTCAGACTTTAATAAAAAAGATGGGTAAAGATGTTAATCTTATTCATGCTAAAAATGGTAAGGAGGCTGTTGATATTTGCTCAAAGAATAATACAGTTAAGGTTGTTTTAATGGATGTAAAAATGCCGGTGATGAATGGCTATGAAGCATCCAGGAAAATCAAAATATTACGTCCTGATTTACCCATCATTACGCAAACAGCCTATACAACAGAATCAGATAGAAAACAAGCTTTTAAATCGGGTTGTGATGATTTTATATCTAAACCCATTGATAAGGATTTACTCTTTGAAAAATTAAAAAAATATGTGGCAAAAGGTAAATTTCATTGCTAAAGTATTGCAATTAGGTAAGCTCATCCAGTTATTAATAATTGGATTGTTCTTGATATCATGTAATAATCAGAGTACAGAGTGGACAATGTTATTGGACGAAGACTTAACAGATTGGGATACTTATCTAAGTTATCGTCATAAATTAGGCTATAATGGTGAAATACCTAAAGATTCGGAAGGAAATGATATTGCTCCGATTGGCTTAAATCCTGAAGGATATGATGTTTTTTCTGTGATCGAACAAGATGATGAAAAGATATTAAAGGTGAGTGGAGAGATTTATGGCTGTATCATATCAAAAGAAGAATATGCCAACTATCATTTAAAGTTAAAAGTGAAATGGGGTGATAATAAATTTGAACCCAGAAAAAATCTACTAAAGGATTCTGGTATTTTATATCATTCTATTGGTGAATATGGAGCAGAATACTGGAGAACATGGATGTTATCGCAGGAACTACAGATTATGGAAGGCCATATGGGGGATTACTGGAGCCAATTAACATCAGCAATTGATATTAAAGCCTATTTACCAGAATATATAATGAATCCGGTTGCTGATGAAAGTCAATCTTTTTTACCAATGGGGCAGGGTGAGCAAATTCCAGGATTTTGTCTGCGAAGCGCAAACTATGAAAAGGCTTCAGGAGAGTGGAATACCATTGAACTTATTTGCTTTGAAGACAAGAGTATTCATATTGTTAATGGTCATGTTGTGATGATTCTTCAAAATTCCAGATATATAGATAATGGACAGACTATGCCATTAACCAAAGGAAAAATACAGATTCAAAGTGAAGCAGCTGAAGTATATTATAAGGATATTGTAATCCGTCATCTGGATCAACTGCCATCACAATATGTTCATTTTTTCAATTGAACCTATTCCACTATTTATTATCATTGCCAAGTAAACTCTTAGGTAAATGTGGCAAGTTCGGGATGTGAGGAAGTGGTGGAATTAAATCTTTTAGTGAGTTTAACGGATCTGTTAAAATGTTTTTATTGAAGTCAGCTGGAGGAACAACAACTTTAAGTGATAACGGTTTGATCTCAATTTCAGCCTTATTTCCAAGTTGGATCGGTTCACCATCCAGATGTCCCAACATCGACTCATCGCATTCTATTACAATGTTTTTGGCTCTTGTTATCACATCATATGGTCGTTGATCAAGACTTTGATCAAGTAAACTTATTAGCAGTGCCGGTGCCGTAATTTTAGGAAAATCTTTAATGATACAAACATCTATTAATCCATCGTCAATTTTGGCCTGTGGTGCAATGTGAACATTGTTTCCCCATTGAGATGAATTGGCAAAACTTAGCAGGAAGGCTGGCAGCTTATATCTTTCGCCCTCAATGGTAATGGTGTAGATTTGCGATTTATAATTTGCAAATTCCTTGGGAATCAATTTCATATAGGCCAATGGCCCCCTTTCTTTGATATTGGCGAATTTATGACTGATAAAGGCATCAAAACCTATTCCAGCCACATTTAAAGATACCTGTCCATTAACACTTAACGTATCAATGGTTTTAAGTTTCATAAGATTAATGGCCTGTATGGCACGATTGATACGCAAAGGAATTTGCAGGTATCGTGCCAAACCATTGCCCGATCCGGTTGGAATAATTGCCAGGGCCGTTTTAGTATTTATCAGTGCCGATCCAACTTCATTAACGGTGCCATCTCCACCAACGGCAACCACAGCGTTGTATTTACCAATTGCAGCTTTGGCCAGTTCATGCGCATGGCCACTATATTGTGTGTACTGTATTTCGTATTCACCTTTTTCGGTATCGAAATCCTTTTCAAGAAGATTTTCAATTGTTTTCTGCTTGCCAATTCCCGAAATAGGGTTAATTAAAAACAGGATTCTTTTTTTCATTTATAACAGGATTAGCAAATAGCTTATTTACGTTTTTGGCCTCTTGTTTTTGGTTTTTTATACTTAGCTGCTAATTTACGACGATACGATCCTCCTAAATTAACCTTTTTATTTTTATCTTTTTTCTCATGAAAAGCTGCTCCACTTTTTACAACCGGTTTAGGAGCTTTGTTTACTTTCAGCCCAGCTAATACTTCTTCTTCTGAAGGAAGTAACATCTCTGAAACTTTCACATCATTAGGAATAGGATCAAGATTTACTGTTTTCTTCATCAGTTTTTGAACAGCATCCCATTGCTCCATTTCATCATCTGATACAAAAGCAATAGCTAAACCTTCGGCATCAGCTCTACCTGTACGTCCTATTCGATGAATGTATGCTTCAGGTGCTTCCGGCATATCAAAATTTATAACATGACTAACATGTTCAATGTCCATACCACGGGCAATAACATCTGTTGCAATCAAAACCATACGCGTACCATTAAGAAATTCTTCAACGGTTCTGAAACGGTTGTTTTGTGATTTGTTGGAATGGATAACTCCGATGCTGTCGGGGTGGTTTTCATCCAATTGATCAAACAATAGATCGGCAATCTGCTTGTTTTTAACAAATACCAATACTTTATTCATTGATTCATCCGAGTCTAATAAATGAATCAATAGATTTCGTTTAGTATAAAAATTGGGAACGATATAGCCACTCTGGTATATTTTTTCTAATGGAGTTCCTGTAGCAGCTACTTCAACTCTTTCCGGTTGATAAAAATGATGAACGATCAACTGATCAACATCTTCTGTTAAGGTTGCCGAAAACATTAAATTCTGACGACGTTCTGGCAATAACTCCATGATTTGTTCTAGCTGTGCTCTAAAACCAAGATTAAGCATTTCATCAACTTCATCGATCACCAATTTTTGAATGCTTTTTAATCGTAACACACCTGTCAATGTCAGGTCGATCAAACGCCCCGGAGTTGCAACTAAAACATCAAGGCCTTCATACACCAATGCTTTTTGGGTATTAATATTTGTACCCCCATAAACACCAACAATTCTTACACTCATGTATTCGGTAAGTTTTTTAAACTCACCAACCACTTGTTCAACCAATTCCCTGGTAGGTACCAAAACTAAAATTCGAGGATGACGCTGGTTGGAAAACTTTAATTGTCGCAGAAGTGGCAATATGTATGCAAAGGTTTTACCTGTACCGGTTTGAGCAATCCCAATCATATCTTTTCCTGACATAACAACCGGAAAAGCTTTTTCCTGAATAGGAGTTGCTTCATCAAAACCTAAGTCTGTTAAGGCATTTAATAGTACCGTATTAATATTTAATTCCGAGAACTTCACACTTTATAATTTATAATTCGGGTACAAAAGTACATCGTTTAAAATTATTCTTCTAATCAAAGAGTAAAAATGAGTTCTATTTAAATAATTCAATGGATAATAAATAGGAGAATTTGGTCTTCAATTGTGCCAAATGACATCCTTTTTCTCAAAAAAAAATCATTAATTTGAACTAAAATTAAGTTAACATGAGAAGAATTGAAGCATCTGAGCTAATAATTAATCAGGATGGCAGTGTTTTTCATTTACATCTGAAACCTGGTGAAATAGCTGAAAATATTATACTTGTTGGTGACCCTGGTCGTGTTGATATTGTGGCCAGTTATTTTGATAAAGTTGAGTTACGACGATCAAACCGTGAGTTTGTATCCTGCACAGGTATCTACAATGGTAAAAGAATTACAGTTGTGGCAACAGGAATAGGAACAGACAATATTGATATTGTAATTAATGAGCTGGATGCTCTGGTAAATATAGATTTTGAAACCCGCACTGTAAAAAAAGAACTTACATCATTAAGCTTTGTCAGGATAGGTACTTCAGGATCGCTACAGGAGGATTTACCTGTTGATAGCTGGTTGTTAAGTGGTAAAAGTATTGGGTTTGATGGATTATTAAACTATTATGGAAACAGAAATAGCGTTTGTGATCTGACTTTTGAGCAACATTTTAAGGATAGTTTGGATTGGAATCCTTTATTAACATCACCATATGTAATTGATGCCTCAGCTGATTTAGTGGCTAAACTGGAAGGAAAGGAAGTAGTGAAAGGGGTAACGATTTCGGCACCCGGGTTTTACGGACCACAAGGAAGAGTGTTAAGACTAGAATTGGCTGATCCTGATATTAACGATAAAATTACTAACTTTAGATATAATGGGTTAAAAGTTACCAATTACGAAATGGAATGTTCTGCCATATATGGTTTAAGTGCTTTACTGGGACATCATGCTACAACAGTATGTGTAATCATTGCAAATCGTTTGGCCGGAACAGCAAGCAAAGATTATAAACCGGTAATGAAAGAATTAATAGGTTACGTATTGAAAAAACTAACCGAGTAATATATGAAGAAAGAAAGGATAAAAGCTCTTATCACTTTGTTAGATGATCCTAATGAAGAAGTGTTTTCATCAGTAGAAAACGAACTGTTGAAGCAAAGAGTTAATATCGTGCCGGAACTTGAAGAAGCATGGGAAAATTCTTTGGACGATCTTTTACAAGGGAGAATCGAAAGTCTTATTCATAATATTCAGTTAAAGGATATTTACAATGAATTAAAGAAATGGCTTAAGACAAAGGATAGAGATCTTTTGCAAGGAGTTTATCTGGTGTCGAAATATCAATATCCTGAGCTTGTCCTTTCTAATATTACCGATGTTCTAGCTCAACTGAAGAAAGAAATATGGTTGCAACTAAATGAACATTTAACATCACTTGAAAAGATTCGGATCATTAATCATGTATTGTTCGATCTGCATAAATACTCGCGCAATACCAATCGTTTTTTAGCTCCGGAAAATAATTTTGTCAGCGAAGTTCTGACAACCCGTAAAGGTAACCCAATAACGCTGTCTATTATTTATTCTCTGTTATGTAATCAGCTGGGAATGCCGGTTTTTGGAGTAAATCTTCCAAAGAATTTTATTCTTGCCTTCCTGGATGATTCGGCAATTGTTGATGAAGGTGTTATAGTTGATACAACTTCTGTAATGTTTTACATCAATCCGATAAATAAGGGTGCTGTTCTGGGTAAAAAAGAAATTGAATATTTTATCAAACAACAAAAACTGGAGCCCAGAGAAGAATATTTTTTGCCATGCGATAATGCTGTTATCGTAAGGCGTTTATTTAACAATCTAATTAATGCATACGAGAACAAAGGAGATGAAACAAAAAAGAAAGAGATTGCTCACTTTCTAACCTTGTTTTCTAAATTAAAATAGTTGCATAAAATCCTAATCGATATAAATACTTAGTAATGGGTA contains:
- a CDS encoding DEAD/DEAH box helicase; this translates as MKFSELNINTVLLNALTDLGFDEATPIQEKAFPVVMSGKDMIGIAQTGTGKTFAYILPLLRQLKFSNQRHPRILVLVPTRELVEQVVGEFKKLTEYMSVRIVGVYGGTNINTQKALVYEGLDVLVATPGRLIDLTLTGVLRLKSIQKLVIDEVDEMLNLGFRAQLEQIMELLPERRQNLMFSATLTEDVDQLIVHHFYQPERVEVAATGTPLEKIYQSGYIVPNFYTKRNLLIHLLDSDESMNKVLVFVKNKQIADLLFDQLDENHPDSIGVIHSNKSQNNRFRTVEEFLNGTRMVLIATDVIARGMDIEHVSHVINFDMPEAPEAYIHRIGRTGRADAEGLAIAFVSDDEMEQWDAVQKLMKKTVNLDPIPNDVKVSEMLLPSEEEVLAGLKVNKAPKPVVKSGAAFHEKKDKNKKVNLGGSYRRKLAAKYKKPKTRGQKRK
- a CDS encoding glycoside hydrolase; translation: MKLILKKSITLWILCFALLISCQSQVDTSIKPNPTIKYQKIEGWGSSLCWWAHMAGQWEDEEKIDEIVDLITSPDQLNMNIFRYNIGGGDDPAHYSTHDKPGHMAHGKGVRAEMQGFKASEDQPYDWSADAGQRKIMLKIKEKRPDVILEAFSNSAPYWMTYSGCSAGNDPSTADNLKPEYYEAFSDYLLDVCEFYKDSFDIEFKTLEPFNEPTTNYWGNKGGQEGCHFSVQSQIDLLRVLYPKLKATELKTVLSASDETDIASFNRTMKGYLQTEDIPKMLGQVNTHSYSGNNTERKKAQKLAEQIGVTFWQSESGPIDIPGHGIASNLGLAQRMFNDLKYLKTPAWIDWQVLEVNSDAWGLINSHKMDENFIIMKNFYVRMQVTRFIKQGYTIIESGNDKLLCALSPDEKELVAVLLNELKTSESVQIDLSDFKNIGDEIKFFRTSRNEDCSSVSDAYTLKRNILEYNAPNQCISTFVIPLN
- a CDS encoding PAS domain S-box protein, with protein sequence MREYNKTYKRLFDNANIAILEINIDGDIVDCNRSTLKMLGCKKEDIIGVKVYDPTLSPEFQSNGKRSDEFAKERIKELIKGEDQSFEWIHLKKDLSELPIEVTLFGLDNTEGKNLFVTWKDLTDLRQKEKSLLESEERFRTLFTKATDPIILHAPDINSRITHCNEAAYKLLGYNSEEGLVGKTVLDISPRIQVGDEDAIKYVEKNLKECVANGQSRFEALHIRKDNTTIWLDVILTKINFQKETYIHSQWRDITEIKKYEKDLIEAKEKAEKANRLKSEFLQNMSHEIRTPMNGIVGFSELIASETTAEGKQGFYAKVIKNSSMQLLKIIDDILEISTLETKQVSLNVEEFCLNDFIWQIFSIYDLRSNERKIPIYIKPGLNDEESFIITDKVKLNKIIINLIDNALKFTNEGFIEIGYDLSEDFIKLYVKDTGIGIESENLEYIFDRFRRGVVQTGARDGGLGLGLSISKENARLMGGDITVESLKGVGSVFTVSIPYKIAPKNTVKKLFDSKKAGESKKQKCSILVAEDDEVNYLYIQTLIKKMGKDVNLIHAKNGKEAVDICSKNNTVKVVLMDVKMPVMNGYEASRKIKILRPDLPIITQTAYTTESDRKQAFKSGCDDFISKPIDKDLLFEKLKKYVAKGKFHC
- a CDS encoding diacylglycerol kinase family protein, which codes for MKKRILFLINPISGIGKQKTIENLLEKDFDTEKGEYEIQYTQYSGHAHELAKAAIGKYNAVVAVGGDGTVNEVGSALINTKTALAIIPTGSGNGLARYLQIPLRINRAIQAINLMKLKTIDTLSVNGQVSLNVAGIGFDAFISHKFANIKERGPLAYMKLIPKEFANYKSQIYTITIEGERYKLPAFLLSFANSSQWGNNVHIAPQAKIDDGLIDVCIIKDFPKITAPALLISLLDQSLDQRPYDVITRAKNIVIECDESMLGHLDGEPIQLGNKAEIEIKPLSLKVVVPPADFNKNILTDPLNSLKDLIPPLPHIPNLPHLPKSLLGNDNK
- a CDS encoding SDR family oxidoreductase; translated protein: MKIGVTGATGQLGQLVVEQLKKRVASEEVIALVRNTEKAKDLSVVAKEFDYTQPEGLASQLEGIDYLLLISGNEIGQRAVQHQNVINASKKAGIKWIVYTSLLHADQSSLNLAGEHLATEKALKESGIEYTILRNGWYTENYTGSIPGAVGAGAFVGSAGEGKISSAARIDFAEAAAVVISDDSHKGKVYELAGDEAYTLSELAAEISKQTGKDIPYSDMPETEYAKILKSIGLPEGFADAIASWDVGASKGDLFDDGQQLSKLIGRPTTPLSESVKQVL
- a CDS encoding transglutaminase-like domain-containing protein, coding for MKKERIKALITLLDDPNEEVFSSVENELLKQRVNIVPELEEAWENSLDDLLQGRIESLIHNIQLKDIYNELKKWLKTKDRDLLQGVYLVSKYQYPELVLSNITDVLAQLKKEIWLQLNEHLTSLEKIRIINHVLFDLHKYSRNTNRFLAPENNFVSEVLTTRKGNPITLSIIYSLLCNQLGMPVFGVNLPKNFILAFLDDSAIVDEGVIVDTTSVMFYINPINKGAVLGKKEIEYFIKQQKLEPREEYFLPCDNAVIVRRLFNNLINAYENKGDETKKKEIAHFLTLFSKLK
- a CDS encoding nucleoside phosphorylase; its protein translation is MRRIEASELIINQDGSVFHLHLKPGEIAENIILVGDPGRVDIVASYFDKVELRRSNREFVSCTGIYNGKRITVVATGIGTDNIDIVINELDALVNIDFETRTVKKELTSLSFVRIGTSGSLQEDLPVDSWLLSGKSIGFDGLLNYYGNRNSVCDLTFEQHFKDSLDWNPLLTSPYVIDASADLVAKLEGKEVVKGVTISAPGFYGPQGRVLRLELADPDINDKITNFRYNGLKVTNYEMECSAIYGLSALLGHHATTVCVIIANRLAGTASKDYKPVMKELIGYVLKKLTE
- a CDS encoding DUF1080 domain-containing protein; the encoded protein is MWQKVNFIAKVLQLGKLIQLLIIGLFLISCNNQSTEWTMLLDEDLTDWDTYLSYRHKLGYNGEIPKDSEGNDIAPIGLNPEGYDVFSVIEQDDEKILKVSGEIYGCIISKEEYANYHLKLKVKWGDNKFEPRKNLLKDSGILYHSIGEYGAEYWRTWMLSQELQIMEGHMGDYWSQLTSAIDIKAYLPEYIMNPVADESQSFLPMGQGEQIPGFCLRSANYEKASGEWNTIELICFEDKSIHIVNGHVVMILQNSRYIDNGQTMPLTKGKIQIQSEAAEVYYKDIVIRHLDQLPSQYVHFFN